In Phycisphaerae bacterium, the genomic stretch ATTTTGGGCCACCGCGCGGACCATCCGCCGTATAATGGACGCCGCGCATCACGTTGTCGCAAGAGGGAAGCAGAATGGGCAAGGTCATACTGGTTGGGGCGGGACCGGGCGATCCGGATCTGATCACGGTCCGCGGACGGCGGTGGCTGGAGCGGGCGGATGTGATTGTGGCCGATCGCCTGGTCAGTTCGCAGTTGCTCGACCGGCTGCCGGCGGAGAAGCTGGTCGACGTGGGCAAGGGGCCGACCGCCGGCGGCAAGGCCCAGGCTCAGATCAACCGCCTGCTGATCGAGCTGGCCGGGCGACACGAGACGGTGGTGCGGCTTAAGGGGGGCGATCCGCTGATCTTCGGGCGGGGCGGCGAGGAGCTTGAGGCCCTGGTCGAGGCGGGAATTGCATTCGAGATCGTGCCGGGCATCACCGCAGCCCAAGCCGTCTGTTACGCGGGTATCCCGCTGACGCACCGGGACCTGACGAGCACGGTGGCCCTGGCCACGGGGCGCGAGTCGCCGGACAAGGAGGTCTCGCGGCTGGATCACGCGGCCATGGCCAAGATGGGCACGCTGGCGTTCTACATGTCCGTCGGCACGCTGGCTGGGCAACTGCGGCAGTTGGTGGAGGGGGGTCTGTTTGCGGAGACGCCGGCGGCGGTGGTCGAGAACGCCTCGACGGGTCTGCAGCGGACAATAATTGCGACGGTGGCCAGGTTGGCTGAGGAGGCTGAGCGTCATCGCATCCAGCCGCCGGCGCTGGTGGTAATCGGCGAGGTGACGGAACTGCGAACGCGGTTTGAATGGTTCGAACACAAGCCGCTGGCGGGACAGGTGGTGGCGTTGACCCAGCCGGCGGAGCGGATCGAGCGGACCGAACGGCTGATCACCGATCTGGGCGGGTACGCGGTGTCGATCCCGTCGATCCGGACTGAGCCCGTGACGGACACCAAGGCATTGGACGAGGCGCTTGGCCGGATCGGCGAGTACGACTGGCTGGTGATCACCAGCCAGGTCGGAGCTCGCGTGTTTTTTGAACGGTTTCTGCCAATCCAGAGGGACATTCGCAAGCTGGCGGACGTAAAGATCGCGGTGATCGGATCGGCCACCGCGGAGGAGTTTCGCCGATGGGGCATCGAGCCGGACGCCATGCCCGGGCAATTTACCAGCGATAGGCTTGCCGAGACGTTGATCGGTCGAGGGATGGCGGGCCGGCGCATTTTGATGATTCGGTCGGAGATTGCGCCGGACGACCTGGAAAAACGGCTGCAAGAGGCCGGGGCGAACGTCCATAACATCGTGGGCTATCGAACGGTGACGCCGGAGCGGATCGAGCCTTCGGCCCTGGCCCGTATCGAGCGGCTCGAACGATTCGACTGGGTGCTGTTCTCGAGCGCCTCGACAGTGGATGGTTTTTTCAAGCTCATCCAACAGCACGGTCTGGACGGAAAACTGACCTCAGCCAGATACGCCTGCATCGGTCCGGTGACGGCTGAGCGGCTGCGGCAGTCGGGGCGCGAGCCGTCGGTTGTCTCCACCGAGCACACGCTCGAAGGCCTGGTCGAGGCCGTGCGGCAGCAACATAGACCCCGAGCCGACAAGACAGGAGGTTCGTGATGGGCGGAATGTTTTGGGCGACGCGAGGATGGGACGCCGAGCGGTCGGAGATTTCCTCGGACGCGGCGCGATCCAAGGCCAACCGCGCCGCTGAGCACGTGCGGCAGTTGGAGGAGCGGGTGGACCACCTGACGCTGATCGCGATGGCGATGTGGTCGCTGCTGAGGGAAAAGACGGGCCTGACGGATGAGGAACTGGCCCAGCGGGTCCAGGATATCGACCTTCAGGACGGCACGCTGGACGGCCGGGTGCGCAAGACGGACATCGTCCGCTGCCGCCACTGCGACCGGCCCATGTCGCCCCGCCACATCCGCTGCCTCTACTGCGGCACCCTTCGATCCGCGGATGGGGCATTCGATAAGCTGCTCTGATGGCTACTTATAATTGCTTCGTACAGTTCCGACAGCGGTCGTCGAACTCGATCGTACCGGCCCAACGAAATACCCCAAGTCTCCCATCTTGCCAGCCACTCGACCCGATGTTACCACTTTATCAAAATTAACATTCTTTGACGCATTCGTATCGTAGAGTTAATTTAGAGAGCTTTTTCTCTGACAACTGTCGAAGCACGGCTCAACCACCACCAGGGATACAACGCTCCAACCGGAGCTGTGCATACCACAGTAAGGAGAAAAGCAATGAGACAGCGGGCAGTCAGTCAGGCAGTCGGTTCGGGGAGACAGAGACGTCGTGCGGCGGCCGTGGTGTGGACGGCGATTTTTCTGACCACGGCGCTGGGGTTTGCCGCCCTGGCCGTTGACATGGGGTATCTCCATGCGACGCGGGCGGAACTTCAGCGGACGGCGGACGCCGCGGCCATGGCGGCGGCGGCCAAACTGGCCGGCGGCGAGGGCGACCTGGAGACGCAGGTTTTCCTGGCCGCGCGGGAGTTCAGCCTCAAGAACAAGGCGGCGGGCGTGGCCATCGACATTGCGCCGAGCGACATCGTGACCGGCCGATCCGTGCTGGGCGAGAATGGCAGGTACGTATTTGAAGAGGGCGTCGAGCCACCCGACGCGGTGAAGGTGAGGGTGCGGATGGCGTCGGATTCGCCGAACGGCCCGGTTTCGCTGTTCTTCGGCCCGCTGATGGGGGTCAATACGGCGAATATTGGGGCTTCGGCGACGGCGATGCTGGTGCCGCGGGACATCGTGATCGTGATGGACCTGTCGAACTCGATGAGCTACGACAGCCAGCTCAAGCACGAGAGCGAGACGGAGATCAACATTCAGCAGGTCTGGGAGGATCTGGGCTCGCCGACCTTCGGCAACATGACCGTCTTTCACA encodes the following:
- the cobA gene encoding uroporphyrinogen-III C-methyltransferase produces the protein MGKVILVGAGPGDPDLITVRGRRWLERADVIVADRLVSSQLLDRLPAEKLVDVGKGPTAGGKAQAQINRLLIELAGRHETVVRLKGGDPLIFGRGGEELEALVEAGIAFEIVPGITAAQAVCYAGIPLTHRDLTSTVALATGRESPDKEVSRLDHAAMAKMGTLAFYMSVGTLAGQLRQLVEGGLFAETPAAVVENASTGLQRTIIATVARLAEEAERHRIQPPALVVIGEVTELRTRFEWFEHKPLAGQVVALTQPAERIERTERLITDLGGYAVSIPSIRTEPVTDTKALDEALGRIGEYDWLVITSQVGARVFFERFLPIQRDIRKLADVKIAVIGSATAEEFRRWGIEPDAMPGQFTSDRLAETLIGRGMAGRRILMIRSEIAPDDLEKRLQEAGANVHNIVGYRTVTPERIEPSALARIERLERFDWVLFSSASTVDGFFKLIQQHGLDGKLTSARYACIGPVTAERLRQSGREPSVVSTEHTLEGLVEAVRQQHRPRADKTGGS